Genomic segment of Populus nigra chromosome 6, ddPopNigr1.1, whole genome shotgun sequence:
ACCGAGTCATCCCAGTTCCTCAAAGCCCAAAAGAACGGCAGCCCTGATAACTCTAACCCCAGAGCCACTTCAgttgtttcattttgatttattgttaactCGCTTCCGAACGCTATGTAAACCACAGATCCTTGGGTTTGCTTGTCTAGCCACTCACTGATCGTAGCCCACTTTTCGTCCAACCCGCCCTCGCTAAACTGAGTAGCTGGCGGCAGTAGGCCAACTGGGATTACAGGCTTACAGTGAAGGTCTTCCAAGAGTCTTAAGAAATCAGCCTCTAACTCTAAGCAGCTCCTCACTGCTATAACATCGCAGCCAGCAAGCACGGATCCCGAACGAAATATATCAGTGACACCTGAACTGTTCACTTCTGTGTGATCCAAAAACCGCTTAGCTTCATGGATGCGAAATGCCACTTTGGAGGGAAATGTGACCCACTTTGGAGGGACCGTGAAGTGTTGCGGTTCGGTCCTTGGATCGTCGCCGTTGAGAATGGCTGAATATGATGATCCAAAGAAGGATAAGGTCCACGCACTTAAAATGCTAAAGAAAACACTAGAGATCCCAAGCTTGGTTGCTATCTCAGGTAACCAGTAGGGAGCGAAATCAAAGATGATCCAATCTGGAGAAGAAGAATGTAAGAAGTGAAATAAAGAATCTTGGAGTCTGTCATAGGCTAACTTAAGGTATGGAATTTTGTCGAAAGGTAAGTCTGCTGTGGCCTCTGCGTTGTTTGGGAGATTTTCTACATGGGGTAAAGCGAGGCTCACTAAATTGATTCGTGGTGTTAAATTTGGAGGTATAGATGGTAAACGTTGGATgtttcttggagtagatataAAGGAGATCTTGTGACCCCTTTGAGCTATTAGCTTGGCGAGCTCTAGATATGGGATGATATGACCGAAAGCAAGCCATGGGAACATGGCTATGTGGAGCTCGTGAGGTTCATCCATTGATACTCCCTGACCTAAATGCTTTTGTGGCTTTAGCTTCTTATCCTGTattccatgtatatatatatatatatatatatagctagcgaatgagagttttttatttcgaaattgaattattattgtaaatttttttacatgaaaatcgATGACTTCAATATTTCAGCATAAGCGCTCAACTTCCCATCGTGTAGCCCAAAAACAAACGGCCCAAGGATGGTCTGGACATGGGACCGCCAGAAGCCCGAAACTAAGGGATGCCAAATTCAAAATGCACCCTTCTCTCTTCTGCAGAGAACAAAAGGTTCAGTTATCTGCAGTGTAAATAATCAAGCCAATTCATTTCATTCTCAAAAAAACaggaaagaataaataaatatacttcatgtatattttagataaaacGTCGTCGCCGTTCGTCAACGAGCGTAACTTACTTACAGCAACGGTTAGTTATGCGACCAAATGGGTCGGTGCAAGGCATTGCAGATGATCAGTATGGATTGGTGCATGTATATATacatttattgtattttatatttatattttatcactGTCCCTTTTCTTTGCAGGGCAGGATCACAGGATACGAAGGGATCGTCGTTGCAAGATGCTATTGACTACTAGTTATATTAGTATTGGTATGTTTTGGCTGCGAATGAAAAAAGTCTCTAGCACAGAGCCGCAAGTGAATTCTGTATATTGTTTGCTGTCTATGTATAACAACGAGTATTTGATGGGGAAGTTGGCTCCTACTGTTTGAAATTTGTATtaatagatgttttttaaagtttttaatatagatttttattatttttaaaaaattatttttaatattaaaataatatatataaaaaagtattttttaaccgcaaaaataaatacaacagcattttcattttgtctttctaaaaaaaaaccaaatatctaattaatatgattattttggtctttttataAGGGTTTATTGGGCATTAAGACATTGATGGGATGTAtttgtctttttatattatgCAAAGTGAAACGACCTTGATATCCttttaatcaatttctttttattattacatgttttgttttttttattttatattgattaatttttatttttgatttcatctttcTCCTTACTCTAATTTGATAATGATATCAAatctagtttttaattttattttatttttttgcttttttactaattaaattttgtttttaattttatccttaaatatttgatttaaatttatttttatgtcgaGGTTGGccactattctttttattattgtattattttgcttagaatgctttttttattgtatttttgttccaatttaattcttgatattttttttgttgataatttctttcattgttttttcacTTCTATAAGGTTAGCTATGGCTTTATGACCAAGTCACAGGTTTCAAAAATTAATGCGGGTTGACATTTGTTTTCTAGattcatttataaatttaatttattttcaattttatcctttaattttattttatattggtcttcgtgttttttttttcacttttcttgtcgTGGGGTTAATCTTATCCCggatttactttaatttttttcattttttttaatatttttttattttgtttctaagcatttttttcattgagaaTTTTGTTTCGTAGTTTTTCAGGTCTGCTTTCTATATAGTTAATTTTGGCCTCTTAATCAAGGTCACAAGTTTTGACGGTTAACATAGAttgattttgatcttttttttattaaaaaaaaaacaaatctcaatttcatacttcatcatatatttttttgagatttatttttattttttgcttttctctcTATGGGTCTGTTATAGTCTTGTACCCATGGTTTTTTGAGTTAAGGGCTTAATGTGTGGCATACTGTATTTATTATCCAAAATGGATGATTTGCGACAGCTTTGGCTCACAATTAGAGACGGACATAGAGAAAAGtaaggaaataaaatttattgaatcttaaaattatatggtcttaaattattaaaaaaaataatttaataaattctcaaCCTCAATAAATTTGAACTTCAGTCGGttcagaaaaataaactaaacactTATATTTATACCAGTTATGTAAAAAAACCCTTATTAAAAGTTACATAAGCAGTAGAATTTAACTAGCATTATAATGCAtacactaaataaaaaaaattcaaataactaagaaaaatataaaataaatcaaataaattttaaatctaacTTGAGCTTGGTCTTGATCTTCGTTGGTGCTGGCTTGCTGACAACATGCTTATAAGATCTTAGTTTGATTGAATAATTGGACTATAGGTTATGCCTTTTTtaactcatataatttttattttttttatgcttaaattCGTGGATTTGGTTCATGAATGATCTGCTGGATATTCCACTTCAGCTGCCACACTCCTCTTATCAAACTGAATGGTTACTAAATTCCTAACGACTCTTCTCTTCGCAGAGAATAAAAAGCTTATTTGATGCTGCCGAGCTCTTTTTTTGGTATATCAGATGCTACAAGATCCCAAGCTAAGAGAAAATGGAACCACAAAGCAAATCAGAAAAAAGAGAGCTTCCATACGCAGAGACTTCCCGGGCAATGGTAATAAATAGGGCACAGAATTGTACTCATGTTAATACCTAACAGAATCTGGCTGGATTTTCACATTATTTAAGTTAAGTGCAGGCCATGTATAAAGCTGAAAGTTAAATTTTCATACAATGATTTGATGTGAAGGATAGTTGGATTTTCCTGCGTGTCTTTGAAATTTACTGACATGGGGACCTAATGCAAAACCAAGATGTCTGGTCTCTGTCTCCTATCCAACTGTCTCTAGTGCATGCACACCCACAGGCCTCAGGCCAGCAGCTCAATTATATAATCTTATCTTCTCTCAAGTGTGGGCTTCGATCTTGACTCCTGCATTTCACATCATcgttcctcctcctcctttatatatatatatatatatatatatatatatatataaatatttgatgtgGACATCTTCGTTCCATTTTCTCTTGGCTTGGGATCTTGTAGGTAGGTAGGTATTCCTTTGGAGCAGAGGGAGTTAAGATGTCACTTCTCATAAAATAATTGAGTAGGGCATGCCATTAATGCCATCGCTCGTAATTAAATTTCCTCGTGAATGACCGCCCACCGGAGATTAACGGATCTGCGCAAATCATTGTAATTAGCCACAGTCCTCCTTCCTCCGGGCCATGGCCCCTCTCTTCGCAAATGCCTGCCGACAATCACGGCTTTCAATTTTGTAGTACCTTTGTGTTTTTTGAAGttccagttttttttgttaataattaataaagtaaatatttagatataatataatacataaatttcttgaaaacaaattttagtTTCAGGAAGCGACTCAATAGTCCATTTATACACTACATCaacagacaaacaaacaaaaaaaacacagtaaaaAGGCACTATGGAGTCTAAACCTACggactcttttaaaaaaaaaaacctagtgaAGAACCAGATGACACGACACATAAGCATTGGCACGTGTCAGTTTGGAGAGTGCGTGGGCAGGTCATTGTTAATCACTGCTGGCAATTTTCTATGACTTCGTAAGAAGGCAACAAATTGGTCCACGCATCGATCGCTGATACTCTTGTCCCCAAATAATGTTACCATCTGCTGCTTGGCATTTTCTCTATATGCGGATCCTTCCTTGTCAACAATAACCAACCTGAGTGACTCAGCTACCGAGTTCCTCGTAAACGACCCGTCCTGCTCATCTCTCGGCACTTCTATCCCAACCTTCTTCCCTTCAAAAACCCTTGCGATTAATCCTTGGTCTATAGCGAAAGGCAACATGATCAAAGCAAGTCCAAAGGAGAGTGCCTCTATAACTGAGCTATAACCGCAGTGAGTCAAAAAACCCCCAACCGATTCATGAGCCATAATCCTTAGTTGTGGTGCCCAGCTCGTCCACACCACTCCACGTCCTTTTACTCGTTCCTCAAATCCATCTGGTAACCTGACCGAGTCATCCCGGTTCCTCAAAGCCCAAAAGAACGGCAGACCCGATAACTCTACCCCCAGAGCCAATTCAGTTATTTCATCTTGATTCATTGTTAACTCGCTTCCAAACGCTATGTAAACCACAGATCCTTGCGTTTGCTTGTCTAGCCACTCACTGATCGTAACCCATTTTTCATCCACCCCGCCCTCGCTACACGGAGCAGGTGGTGGCAGGAGGCCTACTGGGATTACAGGCTTACAGTGAAGGTCTTCCACAAGTCTTAAGAAATCAGCCTCTAGCTCTAAGCAGCTCCTTACGGCTAGAACATCGCAGCCAGCAAGCACAGATCCCCAACGAAACATATCGGTGACACCTGAACTGTTCACTTCTATGTGATCAAAAAACCGCTTAGCTTCATGGATGCGAAATGCCACTTTAGAGGGAAATGTGACCCACTTTGGAGGGACCGTGAAGTGTTGCGGTTCGGTCCTTGGATCGTTGTCGTTGAGCATTGCTGAGTATGATGGTCCAGAGAAGGATATGGTCCACGCACCAAAAATGCTAAAGAGAACACCAGAGATCCCAAGCTTGGTTGCTATCTCAGGTAACCAGTAAGGAGCGAAATCAAAGATGATCCAATCTGGAAAAGAAGAATGTAAGAAGTGAAATAAAGAATCTTTGAGTCCGTCATAGGCTTCCTTCAGGTATGGAATTTTGTCGAAAGGCAAGTCTGCGGTGGCCTCTGCGTTGTTTGGGAGATTTTCTACATGGGGTAAAGCGAGGCTTACTAAATTGATTCGGGGTGTTAAATTTGGAGGTATAGTTGGTAAACGTTGGATGTTTCGTGGAGTAGATATAAAGGAGATCTTGTGACCCCTTTGAGCTATTAGCTTGGCGAGCTCTAGAAATGGGATTATATGACCGAAAGCAAGCCATGGGAAGATGGCTATGTGGAGCTCGTGAGGTTCATCCATTGATACTCCCTGATCTAAATGCTTTTGTCTTTAGCTTCTTATCCTGAATTCCAcatctatatatatagctagcgaatgagagtttttttatttcgaaattgaat
This window contains:
- the LOC133697948 gene encoding putative UDP-rhamnose:rhamnosyltransferase 1 encodes the protein MDEPHELHIAMFPWLAFGHIIPYLELAKLIAQRGHKISFISTPRNIQRLPSIPPNLTPRINLVSLALPHVENLPNNAEATADLPFDKIPYLKLAYDRLQDSLFHFLHSSSPDWIIFDFAPYWLPEIATKLGISSVFFSILSAWTLSFFGSSYSAILNGDDPRTEPQHFTVPPKWVTFPSKVAFRIHEAKRFLDHTEVNSSGVTDIFRSGSVLAGCDVIAVRSCLELEADFLRLLEDLHCKPVIPVGLLPPATQFSEGGLDEKWATISEWLDKQTQGSVVYIAFGSELTINQNETTEVALGLELSGLPFFWALRNWDDSVRLPDGFEERVKGRGVVWTSWAPQLRIMAHESVGGFLTHCGFSSVVEALSFGLALIMLPFAIDQGLIARVFEEKKVGIEVPRDEQDGSFTRNSVAESLRLVIINKEGSAYRENAKQQMVTLFGDKSISDRCMDQFVAFLRSHRKLPAVINEDLPTHSQN
- the LOC133697397 gene encoding putative UDP-rhamnose:rhamnosyltransferase 1 encodes the protein MDEPHELHIAIFPWLAFGHIIPFLELAKLIAQRGHKISFISTPRNIQRLPTIPPNLTPRINLVSLALPHVENLPNNAEATADLPFDKIPYLKEAYDGLKDSLFHFLHSSFPDWIIFDFAPYWLPEIATKLGISGVLFSIFGAWTISFSGPSYSAMLNDNDPRTEPQHFTVPPKWVTFPSKVAFRIHEAKRFFDHIEVNSSGVTDMFRWGSVLAGCDVLAVRSCLELEADFLRLVEDLHCKPVIPVGLLPPPAPCSEGGVDEKWVTISEWLDKQTQGSVVYIAFGSELTMNQDEITELALGVELSGLPFFWALRNRDDSVRLPDGFEERVKGRGVVWTSWAPQLRIMAHESVGGFLTHCGYSSVIEALSFGLALIMLPFAIDQGLIARVFEGKKVGIEVPRDEQDGSFTRNSVAESLRLVIVDKEGSAYRENAKQQMVTLFGDKSISDRCVDQFVAFLRSHRKLPAVINNDLPTHSPN